In Neofelis nebulosa isolate mNeoNeb1 chromosome 7, mNeoNeb1.pri, whole genome shotgun sequence, the following proteins share a genomic window:
- the ATXN3 gene encoding ataxin-3 isoform X19, whose protein sequence is MESIFHEKQEGSLCAQHCLNNLLQGEYFSPVELSSIAHQLDEEERMRMAEGGVTSEDYRTFLQQPSGNMDDSGFFSIQPGGISRVLPEALSRSLFRSPVLSSWTPHSVASPSSTAPHGRYLVISNALKVWGLELILFNSPEYQRLRIDPINERSFICNYKEHWFTVRKLGKQWFNLNSLLTGPELISDTYLALFLAQLQQEGYSIFVVKGDLPDCEADQLLQMIRVQQMHRPKLIGEELAQLKEQRVQKTDLERVLEANDGSGMLDEDEEDLQRALALSRQEIDMEDEEADLRRAIQLSMQGSSRNVSQDIPQTSGTHLTSEELRKRREAYFEK, encoded by the exons ATGGAGTCCATCTTCCACGAGAAA CAAGAAGGCTCACTTTGTGCTCAGCATTGCTTGAATAACCTATTGCAAGGAGAATATTTCAGCCCTGTGGAGCTGTCTTCCATTGCCCATCAGCTGGACgaagaggagagaatgagaatggcaGAAGGAGGAGTCACCAGTGAGGACTATCGCACTTTTTTACAG CAGCCCTCGGGAAATATGGACGACAGTGGTTTTTTCTCTATTCAG CCGGGAGGTATATCCAGAGTTCTTCCAGAAGCTCTCTCGAGGAGCCTGTTCCGTTCCCCTGTATTGTCCTCCTGGACCCCTCATTCAGTAGCCTCTCCGTCCAGCACTGCTCCACATGGGCGGTACCTG gttatAAGCAATGCCTTGAAGGTTTGGGGTTTAGAACTAATTCTCTTCAACAGTCCAGAGTATCAGAGGCTCAGGATCGATCccat aaatgaaagaTCATTCATATGCAATTACAAAGAACACTGGTTTACAGTTCGAAAATTAGGAAAACAG tggtTCAACTTGAATTCTCTCTTGACGGGTCCAGAATTGATATCAGACACATACCTTGCACTTTTCTTGGCTCAATTACAACAGGAAG gttatTCTATATTTGTTGTGAAGGGTGATCTGCCAGATTGTGAAGCTGACCAACTTCTACAGATGATCAGGGTCCAACAGATGCACAGACCAAAACTCATTGGAGAAGAGTTAGCACAGCTGAAAGAACAGAG AGTTCAGAAAACAGATCTGGAACGAGTCTTAGAAGCAAATGATGGGTCAGGCATGTTAGACGAAGATGAGGAAGATTTGCAGAGGGCTCTGGCACTGAGTCGCCAGGAAATCGACATGGAAGATGAAGAAGCAGATCTCCGCAGGGCTATTCAGCTCAGTATGCAAG gtAGTTCCAGAAATGTGTCCCAAGATATTCCACAGACATCAGGTACACATCTTACTTCAGAAGAGCTACGGAAGAGAAGAGAAGCCTACTTTGAAAAGTAA
- the ATXN3 gene encoding ataxin-3 isoform X8, whose amino-acid sequence MESIFHEKQEGSLCAQHCLNNLLQGEYFSPVELSSIAHQLDEEERMRMAEGGVTSEDYRTFLQQPSGNMDDSGFFSIQPGGISRVLPEALSRSLFRSPVLSSWTPHSVASPSSTAPHGRYLVISNALKVWGLELILFNSPEYQRLRIDPINERSFICNYKEHWFTVRKLGKQWFNLNSLLTGPELISDTYLALFLAQLQQEGYSIFVVKGDLPDCEADQLLQMIRVQQMHRPKLIGEELAQLKEQRVQKTDLERVLEANDGSGMLDEDEEDLQRALALSRQEIDMEDEEADLRRAIQLSMQVPEMCPKIFHRHQVHILLQKSYGREEKPTLKRDAMSEEDMLQAAVTMSLEVVRNNFKTEGKK is encoded by the exons ATGGAGTCCATCTTCCACGAGAAA CAAGAAGGCTCACTTTGTGCTCAGCATTGCTTGAATAACCTATTGCAAGGAGAATATTTCAGCCCTGTGGAGCTGTCTTCCATTGCCCATCAGCTGGACgaagaggagagaatgagaatggcaGAAGGAGGAGTCACCAGTGAGGACTATCGCACTTTTTTACAG CAGCCCTCGGGAAATATGGACGACAGTGGTTTTTTCTCTATTCAG CCGGGAGGTATATCCAGAGTTCTTCCAGAAGCTCTCTCGAGGAGCCTGTTCCGTTCCCCTGTATTGTCCTCCTGGACCCCTCATTCAGTAGCCTCTCCGTCCAGCACTGCTCCACATGGGCGGTACCTG gttatAAGCAATGCCTTGAAGGTTTGGGGTTTAGAACTAATTCTCTTCAACAGTCCAGAGTATCAGAGGCTCAGGATCGATCccat aaatgaaagaTCATTCATATGCAATTACAAAGAACACTGGTTTACAGTTCGAAAATTAGGAAAACAG tggtTCAACTTGAATTCTCTCTTGACGGGTCCAGAATTGATATCAGACACATACCTTGCACTTTTCTTGGCTCAATTACAACAGGAAG gttatTCTATATTTGTTGTGAAGGGTGATCTGCCAGATTGTGAAGCTGACCAACTTCTACAGATGATCAGGGTCCAACAGATGCACAGACCAAAACTCATTGGAGAAGAGTTAGCACAGCTGAAAGAACAGAG AGTTCAGAAAACAGATCTGGAACGAGTCTTAGAAGCAAATGATGGGTCAGGCATGTTAGACGAAGATGAGGAAGATTTGCAGAGGGCTCTGGCACTGAGTCGCCAGGAAATCGACATGGAAGATGAAGAAGCAGATCTCCGCAGGGCTATTCAGCTCAGTATGCAAG TTCCAGAAATGTGTCCCAAGATATTCCACAGACATCAGGTACACATCTTACTTCAGAAGAGCTACGGAAGAGAAGAGAAGCCTACTTTGAAAA
- the ATXN3 gene encoding ataxin-3 isoform X6 — MESIFHEKQEGSLCAQHCLNNLLQGEYFSPVELSSIAHQLDEEERMRMAEGGVTSEDYRTFLQQPSGNMDDSGFFSIQPGGISRVLPEALSRSLFRSPVLSSWTPHSVASPSSTAPHGRYLVISNALKVWGLELILFNSPEYQRLRIDPINERSFICNYKEHWFTVRKLGKQWFNLNSLLTGPELISDTYLALFLAQLQQEGYSIFVVKGDLPDCEADQLLQMIRVQQMHRPKLIGEELAQLKEQRVQKTDLERVLEANDGSGMLDEDEEDLQRALALSRQEIDMEDEEADLRRAIQLSMQVPEMCPKIFHRHQVHILLQKSYGREEKPTLKSSSSSSIHQHSFPTHARGQPQVQVHWAAIQQEML, encoded by the exons ATGGAGTCCATCTTCCACGAGAAA CAAGAAGGCTCACTTTGTGCTCAGCATTGCTTGAATAACCTATTGCAAGGAGAATATTTCAGCCCTGTGGAGCTGTCTTCCATTGCCCATCAGCTGGACgaagaggagagaatgagaatggcaGAAGGAGGAGTCACCAGTGAGGACTATCGCACTTTTTTACAG CAGCCCTCGGGAAATATGGACGACAGTGGTTTTTTCTCTATTCAG CCGGGAGGTATATCCAGAGTTCTTCCAGAAGCTCTCTCGAGGAGCCTGTTCCGTTCCCCTGTATTGTCCTCCTGGACCCCTCATTCAGTAGCCTCTCCGTCCAGCACTGCTCCACATGGGCGGTACCTG gttatAAGCAATGCCTTGAAGGTTTGGGGTTTAGAACTAATTCTCTTCAACAGTCCAGAGTATCAGAGGCTCAGGATCGATCccat aaatgaaagaTCATTCATATGCAATTACAAAGAACACTGGTTTACAGTTCGAAAATTAGGAAAACAG tggtTCAACTTGAATTCTCTCTTGACGGGTCCAGAATTGATATCAGACACATACCTTGCACTTTTCTTGGCTCAATTACAACAGGAAG gttatTCTATATTTGTTGTGAAGGGTGATCTGCCAGATTGTGAAGCTGACCAACTTCTACAGATGATCAGGGTCCAACAGATGCACAGACCAAAACTCATTGGAGAAGAGTTAGCACAGCTGAAAGAACAGAG AGTTCAGAAAACAGATCTGGAACGAGTCTTAGAAGCAAATGATGGGTCAGGCATGTTAGACGAAGATGAGGAAGATTTGCAGAGGGCTCTGGCACTGAGTCGCCAGGAAATCGACATGGAAGATGAAGAAGCAGATCTCCGCAGGGCTATTCAGCTCAGTATGCAAG TTCCAGAAATGTGTCCCAAGATATTCCACAGACATCAGGTACACATCTTACTTCAGAAGAGCTACGGAAGAGAAGAGAAGCCTACTTTGAAAA
- the ATXN3 gene encoding ataxin-3 isoform X9: MESIFHEKQEGSLCAQHCLNNLLQGEYFSPVELSSIAHQLDEEERMRMAEGGVTSEDYRTFLQQPSGNMDDSGFFSIQPGGISRVLPEALSRSLFRSPVLSSWTPHSVASPSSTAPHGRYLVISNALKVWGLELILFNSPEYQRLRIDPINERSFICNYKEHWFTVRKLGKQWFNLNSLLTGPELISDTYLALFLAQLQQEGYSIFVVKGDLPDCEADQLLQMIRVQQMHRPKLIGEELAQLKEQRVQKTDLERVLEANDGSGMLDEDEEDLQRALALSRQEIDMEDEEADLRRAIQLSMQGSSRNVSQDIPQTSGTHLTSEELRKRREAYFEKRCYERRRHASGSCDHVFRSC, translated from the exons ATGGAGTCCATCTTCCACGAGAAA CAAGAAGGCTCACTTTGTGCTCAGCATTGCTTGAATAACCTATTGCAAGGAGAATATTTCAGCCCTGTGGAGCTGTCTTCCATTGCCCATCAGCTGGACgaagaggagagaatgagaatggcaGAAGGAGGAGTCACCAGTGAGGACTATCGCACTTTTTTACAG CAGCCCTCGGGAAATATGGACGACAGTGGTTTTTTCTCTATTCAG CCGGGAGGTATATCCAGAGTTCTTCCAGAAGCTCTCTCGAGGAGCCTGTTCCGTTCCCCTGTATTGTCCTCCTGGACCCCTCATTCAGTAGCCTCTCCGTCCAGCACTGCTCCACATGGGCGGTACCTG gttatAAGCAATGCCTTGAAGGTTTGGGGTTTAGAACTAATTCTCTTCAACAGTCCAGAGTATCAGAGGCTCAGGATCGATCccat aaatgaaagaTCATTCATATGCAATTACAAAGAACACTGGTTTACAGTTCGAAAATTAGGAAAACAG tggtTCAACTTGAATTCTCTCTTGACGGGTCCAGAATTGATATCAGACACATACCTTGCACTTTTCTTGGCTCAATTACAACAGGAAG gttatTCTATATTTGTTGTGAAGGGTGATCTGCCAGATTGTGAAGCTGACCAACTTCTACAGATGATCAGGGTCCAACAGATGCACAGACCAAAACTCATTGGAGAAGAGTTAGCACAGCTGAAAGAACAGAG AGTTCAGAAAACAGATCTGGAACGAGTCTTAGAAGCAAATGATGGGTCAGGCATGTTAGACGAAGATGAGGAAGATTTGCAGAGGGCTCTGGCACTGAGTCGCCAGGAAATCGACATGGAAGATGAAGAAGCAGATCTCCGCAGGGCTATTCAGCTCAGTATGCAAG gtAGTTCCAGAAATGTGTCCCAAGATATTCCACAGACATCAGGTACACATCTTACTTCAGAAGAGCTACGGAAGAGAAGAGAAGCCTACTTTGAAAA